The following coding sequences are from one Bacillota bacterium window:
- a CDS encoding rhomboid family intramembrane serine protease — translation MLTYTLMGVNIAVWAVSAFFGGSDPQNLIRFGAKYDVLIWSGQYWRLITPIFLHAGLIHLLFNSYALYGLGVGVEILFGRVRYLVIYLVSGVMSTVVSLIFSPSLSVGASGAIFGLFGAYVYFAISNRRRVGRSIWAAILPALLFNLAFGLVNPGIDNYAHVGGLLGGIGVSYVVGSRAKAPRRTGTFRWLVTTVIVAVFLGAVTVSLHPPRSKWFYDFNAGNRAAEAGDYSGAEDLYKSSIAAKPDNAAAHYNLAIIYIRTSRRDLAKAELQQALTVNPQYQPARDLLNQLGGT, via the coding sequence ATGCTCACCTACACCCTCATGGGCGTCAACATCGCGGTCTGGGCGGTGTCGGCCTTTTTCGGGGGCTCCGACCCGCAGAACCTCATCCGGTTCGGGGCCAAGTATGATGTCCTCATCTGGTCCGGTCAGTACTGGCGGTTGATCACCCCCATCTTCCTCCATGCCGGGTTGATCCACCTGCTTTTCAACAGCTACGCCCTGTACGGTCTGGGCGTCGGGGTCGAGATCCTCTTCGGCCGGGTCCGCTATCTCGTAATCTACCTCGTTTCCGGGGTCATGTCCACGGTCGTCAGCCTGATCTTCAGCCCCAGCCTCTCGGTGGGCGCGTCGGGAGCCATCTTCGGGCTGTTTGGGGCCTACGTCTACTTTGCCATCAGCAACCGCCGACGGGTCGGTCGGAGCATCTGGGCGGCCATCCTCCCGGCGCTCCTCTTCAATCTGGCTTTCGGCTTGGTCAACCCGGGGATCGACAACTACGCCCATGTCGGCGGCCTCCTTGGCGGCATCGGCGTCAGCTACGTCGTCGGCTCGCGGGCCAAGGCGCCGAGAAGGACGGGAACCTTCCGCTGGCTGGTGACGACCGTCATCGTGGCCGTCTTCCTCGGGGCCGTAACGGTCTCCCTGCATCCGCCGCGGTCGAAGTGGTTCTACGACTTCAATGCCGGAAACCGGGCCGCCGAAGCCGGGGACTACTCAGGCGCGGAGGACCTCTACAAGTCATCGATCGCCGCCAAGCCGGACAACGCCGCCGCCCACTATAACCTGGCCATCATCTACATCCGGACGAGTCGGCGTGACCTGGCCAAGGCCGAGTTGCAGCAGGCCTTGACGGTGAATCCGCAATACCAGCCGGCCCGCGATTTGTTGAACCAGCTGGGCGGGACGTGA
- the murB gene encoding UDP-N-acetylmuramate dehydrogenase, giving the protein MAPTYSRVERATWAERLRRDLPGLPVTTDAPMSEYTSFRIGGPADLLVTPRDEETLRRTVLWAVREAVPMTVIGRGTNLLVRDGGLPGLVLRIGEGLDDIDVSEGTIRAGAGVALGDLSRSASRRGLSGLAFACGIPGSLGGALVMNAGAHGGEMKDIVRRVQVLEADGGASWLDQSELGFGYRRSVLQGGGLIVLRGELGLRAGDRSAIEVEMERWTQKRAAKQPLEYPSAGSVFRRPEGHYVGPMITQAGLRGLRVGGAQVSEKHAGFIINRGGATAQDVLEVIDRIRRAVMDKFSVELVPEVRVIGEG; this is encoded by the coding sequence GTGGCCCCGACATACTCCCGCGTCGAGCGGGCGACCTGGGCCGAGCGCCTCCGGCGGGACCTGCCCGGTCTGCCCGTGACCACTGACGCTCCGATGAGCGAATATACTTCATTTCGCATCGGCGGGCCGGCCGACCTGCTGGTCACCCCGCGGGATGAGGAGACCCTGCGGCGGACGGTCCTCTGGGCGGTCCGCGAGGCCGTCCCGATGACGGTCATCGGCCGGGGGACCAACCTCCTCGTCCGGGACGGCGGTCTGCCCGGCCTGGTCCTGAGGATCGGGGAGGGGCTGGACGACATCGACGTGAGCGAGGGGACGATTCGCGCCGGCGCCGGCGTGGCGCTGGGCGACCTGTCCCGCTCCGCGTCCCGCCGGGGCCTCTCCGGTCTAGCCTTCGCCTGCGGCATCCCCGGTTCGCTCGGCGGCGCCCTGGTGATGAACGCGGGGGCGCATGGGGGCGAGATGAAGGACATCGTCCGGCGGGTGCAGGTCCTCGAGGCGGACGGCGGGGCCTCCTGGTTGGACCAGTCGGAGCTGGGTTTCGGCTATCGCCGGAGCGTCCTGCAGGGAGGCGGGCTGATCGTTCTTCGCGGCGAGCTCGGCCTGAGGGCGGGCGATCGGTCGGCCATCGAGGTCGAGATGGAACGCTGGACCCAGAAGCGGGCGGCCAAACAGCCGCTCGAGTACCCCAGCGCCGGCAGCGTCTTCCGGCGCCCGGAAGGCCACTACGTCGGACCGATGATCACCCAGGCCGGCCTGCGCGGGTTGCGGGTCGGCGGCGCCCAGGTGTCCGAGAAGCATGCCGGCTTCATCATCAACCGCGGCGGGGCCACCGCTCAGGATGTCCTGGAGGTCATCGACCGTATCCGCCGAGCGGTTATGGACAAGTTCAGCGTCGAACTGGTGCCGGAAGTGCGGGTCATCGGCGAGGGATGA
- a CDS encoding PKD domain-containing protein — MSVRRWLSVFLTFSTLAISILLPVRPVAAEPRSPLFGSRAPLVVITPEGSASSFLERLRAAGYADGRDLFALATEDGDYVLQSAAVRRVFSQALEAGGGRRVDAVAVGSLCLAARLAILLEGEPGPVRTLVMVAPPNRGSFAATALRLTAQLEKQADFRQLIGRLPEGERPTKADFADEAEYVATRALRVYEPLAMRYYREVKFGANGDPTTTFISWLAREEKGLFDTSVAGAQVPPNLDRYPALASLVDPPPGTEEALTRAFIEFEAIRAAEYNWARLAQHKKPLPTAAELLEGVLAAKAGGLKRAVLDLLAKTLRSLGFNVLIGEAGRLGTAAATRLLGFDPWASSAARLTTVDLPLPSASPSDPEAVILANYFLDHWGGQETCRRLVAEGSPSFATAVGPPNPRFVTIAGKWPNLWSVFPALSGGVRSQANDLRTELLAMSLPVRENDAFTLLRGAPSFNPTDLLERRDVQDLIFRELGGVKPVRVLEPTDGRRLGPRQWAAEGQVTVVANAPSYVEFHGDRIDRPGRLLVELSPPNRLEPGYDLSAWAYAEMADGSTARRELAVEGSRGPLAADFAAFGGDCVRVWVGLRFRPSSGLAEVLSPGVEAKAALRFRATFIPDDLNEGSEPAPPSEPVPAGPGESGGSEPPAGQPAPTPPTIAVIRRSKKTTHREERRTFHQRWEWDFGDGTTTADPDPAHIETVQSHRFAPGQYTVTATSTDNGGQIIRQLTWPVEGDGGEREFRAETIREPAVKVVIDGPKMWVTGKPAEFKVTARVDDPPLSVNKVVTIDPGPVFYVVWARPGTFEVSAAVTVRLSYRFPERSVFVVDTYVETVAVEVCTTATTQ, encoded by the coding sequence ATGTCGGTCCGTCGATGGTTATCAGTCTTTCTCACCTTCTCGACCTTGGCCATCTCTATTCTCCTGCCGGTCCGTCCGGTGGCCGCCGAGCCCCGTTCACCGCTCTTCGGCTCCCGCGCACCCCTGGTCGTCATCACGCCGGAGGGTTCGGCGAGTTCATTCCTGGAGCGGCTGCGGGCGGCCGGCTATGCCGACGGGCGAGACCTCTTCGCCCTTGCCACGGAGGACGGCGACTACGTCCTCCAAAGCGCGGCCGTGCGGCGGGTGTTCAGCCAGGCCCTGGAGGCCGGCGGCGGCCGAAGGGTCGACGCGGTCGCCGTCGGGAGTCTCTGCTTGGCAGCCCGATTGGCGATCCTCCTGGAAGGGGAGCCCGGCCCGGTCCGGACCCTGGTCATGGTGGCCCCGCCCAACCGCGGCTCCTTCGCCGCCACCGCCCTCCGCCTGACGGCTCAACTGGAGAAGCAGGCCGACTTCCGACAACTGATCGGGCGCCTCCCCGAGGGTGAGCGTCCGACCAAGGCGGATTTCGCCGACGAGGCAGAATACGTCGCCACCCGAGCCCTCCGGGTCTATGAGCCGCTGGCCATGCGGTACTACCGGGAAGTCAAGTTCGGAGCCAATGGAGACCCCACAACCACCTTCATCTCGTGGCTCGCCCGGGAAGAGAAGGGCCTCTTCGATACGTCGGTCGCCGGGGCCCAGGTGCCGCCAAACCTTGACCGTTACCCAGCCCTGGCCTCGCTGGTCGACCCGCCGCCAGGCACCGAGGAAGCCCTGACCCGCGCCTTCATCGAGTTCGAGGCGATCAGAGCGGCCGAGTACAACTGGGCCCGCCTGGCCCAACACAAGAAGCCCCTGCCGACGGCCGCCGAGCTTCTCGAGGGCGTCCTGGCCGCCAAGGCCGGCGGACTCAAGCGGGCCGTCCTCGATCTTCTCGCCAAGACCCTTCGGAGCTTGGGGTTCAACGTCCTGATCGGCGAGGCCGGCCGCCTCGGGACAGCGGCCGCCACAAGGCTCCTGGGGTTCGACCCGTGGGCTTCATCGGCGGCCAGGTTGACAACGGTCGACTTGCCCTTGCCATCGGCCTCCCCAAGCGATCCGGAAGCCGTCATCCTGGCCAACTACTTCCTCGACCACTGGGGAGGTCAGGAAACCTGTCGGCGGCTGGTGGCCGAGGGCAGCCCGTCCTTCGCCACCGCCGTCGGGCCTCCCAACCCACGCTTCGTGACCATCGCCGGGAAGTGGCCCAACCTCTGGAGCGTCTTCCCGGCGTTATCGGGCGGGGTGCGGTCGCAGGCCAACGACCTCAGGACCGAGCTTCTGGCCATGTCCCTGCCGGTCCGCGAAAACGATGCCTTCACACTCTTGAGGGGGGCGCCGTCGTTCAACCCGACCGACCTCCTCGAGCGGCGGGACGTGCAGGACCTGATCTTCCGAGAACTTGGGGGAGTCAAGCCGGTCAGGGTCCTCGAGCCCACCGACGGTCGGCGGCTTGGACCGCGCCAGTGGGCGGCCGAGGGACAGGTGACGGTGGTCGCCAACGCCCCCTCCTATGTGGAGTTTCACGGTGACCGGATCGACCGCCCGGGACGGCTTCTGGTTGAGCTCTCCCCGCCGAATCGCCTCGAGCCAGGCTATGACCTGAGCGCTTGGGCCTACGCCGAGATGGCCGACGGCTCAACGGCCAGGCGTGAACTGGCGGTTGAGGGGAGCCGAGGGCCGTTGGCAGCTGACTTCGCGGCCTTCGGCGGCGACTGCGTCCGGGTTTGGGTCGGGCTTCGTTTCCGCCCCTCATCCGGCCTGGCCGAAGTCCTGTCTCCCGGCGTCGAGGCCAAGGCGGCGCTGCGCTTCCGGGCGACGTTCATTCCCGATGACCTGAACGAAGGGTCCGAACCCGCGCCGCCGAGTGAGCCCGTCCCGGCGGGCCCCGGGGAGTCGGGCGGGTCTGAGCCGCCCGCCGGCCAGCCGGCCCCCACCCCGCCGACCATCGCCGTCATCCGCCGGAGCAAGAAGACCACTCACCGCGAGGAGAGACGGACCTTTCATCAGCGTTGGGAATGGGACTTCGGGGACGGCACGACGACCGCGGACCCCGACCCGGCGCACATCGAGACCGTCCAAAGCCACCGTTTCGCTCCCGGTCAGTACACCGTGACAGCCACCTCGACCGACAACGGCGGGCAGATCATCAGGCAATTGACCTGGCCGGTGGAAGGCGACGGGGGAGAGCGTGAGTTCCGGGCCGAGACCATCCGCGAGCCGGCGGTGAAGGTCGTTATCGACGGACCGAAGATGTGGGTGACCGGGAAACCGGCCGAGTTCAAGGTCACCGCTCGAGTCGACGACCCGCCTCTGTCCGTGAACAAGGTGGTCACCATCGACCCGGGTCCCGTCTTCTACGTCGTGTGGGCCCGGCCCGGGACTTTCGAGGTCTCCGCCGCCGTCACCGTCCGCCTCAGCTACCGCTTCCCGGAACGCTCCGTGTTCGTCGTCGACACCTACGTCGAGACGGTCGCGGTGGAGGTGTGCACGACGGCCACCACGCAGTAG